Genomic segment of Paenibacillus polymyxa:
GTGGTCAATTTTGCAGCGGGTGGTGTAGCAACACCTGCCGATGCCGCGTTAATGATGCATTTAGGCGCTGATGGCGTCTTTGTAGGTTCTGGTATCTTCAAGTCGGATAGCCCTGAGAAGTTTGCACGTGCCATCGTGGAAGCGACCACTCATTATACGGATTACAAGCTGATTGCAGAAGTCTCCAAGAATTTGGGAACTCCTATGAAAGGCATTGAAATTTCCAAACTGGCACCGCATGAGCGCATGCAGGATCGTGGTTGGTAAGAAAGAAGGGACCGGCATGAAAATAGGTGTATTGTCGCTGCAAGGCGCTGTAGCTGAACATATACGTAGCGTTGAACGTGCGGGTGCGGAATGTATAGCGGTGAAGAAGATCGAACAGCTCAATGAGCTGTCCGGTCTTATCATTCCCGGTGGTGAAAGCACCACTATTGGTAAGCTAATGCGCAAGTATGATTTCATAGAGGCTATACGTCAGTTTTCCAATCAAGGCAAGCCTGTATTTGGCACTTGCGCGGGATTGATTGTACTGGCTAAAACGATTCAAGGACAGGAAGAAGCACATTTGGGACTCATGGATATTACAGTATCGCGTAATGCATTTGGTCGCCAAAGAGAGAGCTTTGAAACAGACTTGAACATTAAAGGGATTGACGAGCCGGTACGTGCTGTATTTATACGCGCGCCATTAATTCAGTCTGTTGGAACGGGAGTAGATGTGTTGTCTGAGTATAACGGCGAGATCGTGGCAGCCCGTCAGGGTCATTTGTTGGCTTCATCCTTCCATCCGGAGTTAACAGACGATTACCGGTTACATCAATATTTTGTGGATATGGTCCGCGAATAGTGAAAGTCAGGTTTGTAGTGTAGGAGGGATTACCTGTGTTAGATATAAAGATTTTACGTAATGAGCTTGGTCGGGTTGAGAAAGCTTTGCAGAACAGGGGGAAATCTCTGGATCTGATTAATGGTTTTACAGATCTGGATGTAAGCCGTCGTGAGTTACTTCAGGAAAGTGAAGGGCTCAAAAATCGTCGGAACGTGGTATCCGGTGAAGTAGCCAAGTTGAAGAAGAACAAGGAAAATGCGGATGATCTTATTGCAGAAATGCGTCAAGTCTCCGATCGTATCAAAGAATTAGATGAGCAAGTACGCGAACTGGAAGTTCAGATCGATGAATTGGTGATGTCTATTCCGAATATTCCTAATGATACAGTACCTGTAGGTGCATCGGAAGAGGATAATGTAGAAATCCGTCGCTGGTCGGAGCCGCGCGAGTTTTCTTTTACACCCAAAGCGCATTGGGAATTGGCTCAGGATCTAGATATCCTTGATTTTGAGGCAGCAGCCAAGGTAACGGGTTCTCGTTTTACGTTCTACAAAGGACTGGGAGCAAGATTAGAGCGTGCGCTGATTAACTTTATGATGGATCTGCACAGCAGTGAGCATGGTTATGAAGAAATGCTTCCTCCATACATTGTAAATCGGGACAGCTTGTACGGAACGGGTCAACTTCCGAAGTTTGAAGAAGATTTGTTCAAGCTGCGTGATACTGAGTATTATCTCATTCCTACGGCTGAAGTTCCGGTAACGAACTACCACCGTGAAGAGATTATGAATGCGGAGCAGCTTCCGAAATATTATGTGGCATACAGCTCTTGCTTTCGCTCGGAGGCAGGATCAGCAGGACGTGATACACGTGGCCTGATCCGTCAGCATCAGTTCAATAAGGTAGAGATGCTTAAGCTGGTTCACCCGGATACCTCTTATGAGGAATTGGAGAAAATGACGAATAACGCTGAGCGTGTTTTACAGCTGCTCGGACTTCCATATCGCGTGCTGGCACTT
This window contains:
- the serS gene encoding serine--tRNA ligase; the protein is MLDIKILRNELGRVEKALQNRGKSLDLINGFTDLDVSRRELLQESEGLKNRRNVVSGEVAKLKKNKENADDLIAEMRQVSDRIKELDEQVRELEVQIDELVMSIPNIPNDTVPVGASEEDNVEIRRWSEPREFSFTPKAHWELAQDLDILDFEAAAKVTGSRFTFYKGLGARLERALINFMMDLHSSEHGYEEMLPPYIVNRDSLYGTGQLPKFEEDLFKLRDTEYYLIPTAEVPVTNYHREEIMNAEQLPKYYVAYSSCFRSEAGSAGRDTRGLIRQHQFNKVEMLKLVHPDTSYEELEKMTNNAERVLQLLGLPYRVLALCTGDMGFTSAKTYDLEVWLPESGMYREISSCSNTEDFQARRANIRFRPDSKAKPEFVHTLNGSGLAVGRTVAAILENYQQEDGSIVIPEVLRSYMRGIEVIAPKQ
- the pdxT gene encoding pyridoxal 5'-phosphate synthase glutaminase subunit PdxT; the protein is MKIGVLSLQGAVAEHIRSVERAGAECIAVKKIEQLNELSGLIIPGGESTTIGKLMRKYDFIEAIRQFSNQGKPVFGTCAGLIVLAKTIQGQEEAHLGLMDITVSRNAFGRQRESFETDLNIKGIDEPVRAVFIRAPLIQSVGTGVDVLSEYNGEIVAARQGHLLASSFHPELTDDYRLHQYFVDMVRE